The Thermoplasma acidophilum DSM 1728 genome includes a window with the following:
- a CDS encoding Lrp/AsnC family transcriptional regulator — MEKKDISDQYLEGYSCDVAIRWSRIDPSLLPVDELDKQIICFLRYNARISNAEIAKALNTSEATVRRRINELVRKKIIIGFSALVDLQAVENSIKAYIIIDVDPNKMDDVANSITDNINVLSLYRRRGKNQLIAETLFLNLEAIENFESQISKMSGVKNFETMIISKAYRKNPWIGI; from the coding sequence ATGGAAAAGAAAGACATATCAGATCAGTACCTGGAGGGCTACAGCTGCGATGTCGCCATCCGCTGGTCGAGGATCGATCCATCACTCCTGCCTGTTGACGAGCTTGACAAGCAGATAATATGCTTTCTGAGATACAATGCAAGGATATCCAATGCGGAAATTGCAAAGGCCCTGAACACGAGCGAGGCAACTGTCAGAAGGAGGATAAATGAGCTCGTCAGGAAGAAGATAATAATAGGATTTTCAGCATTGGTGGATCTACAGGCAGTTGAAAACAGCATAAAGGCGTACATCATAATCGATGTGGATCCGAACAAGATGGATGACGTTGCAAACTCAATAACGGACAATATAAACGTCCTGAGCCTGTACAGAAGGCGGGGCAAGAACCAGCTGATCGCAGAAACGCTGTTCCTAAACCTTGAAGCCATAGAAAACTTCGAGAGCCAGATATCAAAGATGAGCGGCGTAAAGAACTTCGAGACCATGATAATATCCAAGGCGTACAGGAAGAACCCATGGATAGGAATTTGA
- a CDS encoding aspartate ammonia-lyase: protein MRTERDVIGEVQLPDNVFYGINTARARENFRITGLTADSDHIVSIAQVKKAAALANADGGALDKEKADYISKACDEIIGGKYHDQFVIDVYQAGAGTSYNMNANEVIANVALTLMGKNKGEYSVIHPNDHVNMSQSTNDVYPTMMRLTVSKKIRKLKDALNELIESLEAKSREFRGIAKPGRTHLQDAAPVTLGLEFGAYAYAMKKDRDEIIDASDYIMELNIGGTAVGTGINTAKNYQENVVKHINEITKENFRKSTNLLGIMQFMTDFSRVMNAVTNLALDVEKIANDIRLLYSGPGAGIHEIIIPAVQQGSSIMPGKINPSIAEAMNMICHSVIGAQQAVNMSVQAGQLELNVMMPNIDYELTRSIDIMTNGLKMFKQKLIDGIKANVPVCREHLANSFGSAALLNPYLGYDNVAKIVREAVETGKSIKSLVLATGKLTEEQYMKIMDSGVPKD from the coding sequence ATGAGGACAGAAAGGGATGTTATCGGGGAGGTGCAGCTGCCCGACAATGTATTTTATGGCATAAACACGGCAAGGGCAAGGGAGAACTTCAGGATCACCGGGCTGACCGCTGATTCTGATCACATCGTATCAATTGCGCAGGTCAAGAAGGCTGCAGCGCTTGCAAATGCCGACGGAGGCGCACTGGATAAGGAGAAGGCAGATTACATTTCAAAGGCATGCGACGAGATAATCGGCGGGAAGTACCATGACCAGTTCGTGATAGACGTCTACCAGGCTGGCGCAGGAACATCCTACAACATGAACGCAAATGAGGTCATAGCCAACGTTGCGCTGACACTGATGGGCAAGAATAAGGGAGAGTACTCGGTGATACATCCAAACGACCACGTGAACATGAGCCAGTCTACGAACGATGTTTATCCGACGATGATGCGATTAACAGTCTCCAAGAAGATCAGGAAGCTCAAGGATGCACTCAACGAACTCATAGAGAGCTTAGAGGCAAAGAGCAGGGAATTCAGGGGGATCGCAAAGCCCGGGAGGACCCATCTCCAGGATGCTGCGCCTGTAACGCTTGGGCTTGAGTTCGGAGCCTACGCCTACGCCATGAAGAAGGACCGTGATGAGATAATAGATGCCTCGGACTACATAATGGAGCTGAACATAGGGGGGACAGCGGTTGGCACGGGGATAAACACTGCGAAGAACTATCAGGAAAACGTGGTGAAGCACATAAACGAGATAACGAAGGAGAACTTCAGGAAAAGCACGAATCTGCTCGGCATAATGCAGTTCATGACGGATTTCTCCAGGGTCATGAATGCGGTCACGAACCTCGCCCTGGATGTTGAGAAGATAGCAAACGACATAAGGCTGCTTTACTCCGGCCCTGGCGCAGGCATCCATGAGATAATAATTCCAGCTGTACAGCAGGGATCATCCATAATGCCGGGCAAGATAAACCCGTCCATCGCCGAGGCCATGAACATGATCTGCCACTCAGTCATAGGAGCGCAGCAGGCGGTTAATATGAGCGTTCAGGCAGGGCAGCTTGAGCTGAACGTGATGATGCCCAACATCGACTACGAGCTGACGAGATCCATAGACATAATGACAAACGGCCTGAAGATGTTCAAGCAGAAACTCATAGACGGCATCAAAGCTAACGTTCCTGTATGCAGAGAACACCTGGCGAACAGCTTCGGTTCAGCAGCGCTCCTTAACCCCTATCTCGGATACGATAACGTTGCAAAGATAGTGAGAGAGGCCGTTGAAACTGGGAAATCAATAAAAAGCCTAGTACTCGCAACCGGAAAACTGACAGAAGAGCAGTACATGAAGATAATGGACAGTGGGGTTCCAAAGGACTGA